In Triticum aestivum cultivar Chinese Spring chromosome 5B, IWGSC CS RefSeq v2.1, whole genome shotgun sequence, the following proteins share a genomic window:
- the LOC123114352 gene encoding receptor kinase-like protein Xa21, producing MCDRPRRLLAIVVVTSLLSFAVAASSSSNATDFETLLCLKLHLSGSPNSLLGSWVQNNSLHFCSWPGVACNASRVIALNLENSGLDGQMPPCIANLTLLSRIHFPGNLLSSHIPAQLGQLRRLTYLNLSSNSLTGSIPNTLSSTSLQVIDLGNNKFSGDIPESIGKLRNLSFLRLARNSLTGSIPLWLGSSSSNSLVSVILANNSLTGPIPSALAHSSSLQVLNLVRNNLDGEIPPALFNSTSLQRLALGWNNFSGSIPAVVPNFNSPLQALILSVNTLAGTIPSTLGNFSSLRILLLAANSFKGSIPVSIAKIPNLQELDVSYNILSGTIPFSIFNMSSLTYLSLAVNNFVGELPFDIGYTLPSIQTFILQQNKVGGKIPASLANATNFLSINLGANAFYGIISSFGSLSNLEELILASNQLEAGDWSFLSSLANCTQLQVLSLGTNMMQGNLPSSVGSLATSLGALVLHANKMSGSIPPELGNLTNLSFLRMEQNQFAGDLPSTIGNLASLTYVDLSRNRLSGQIPSSIGKLRQMNNLFLQENNFSGPIPRTLGDCRRLITLNLSCNSLSESIPRELFFLDSLSAGLDLSHNQLSGQIPPEIGGLINIGPLNFSNNRLSGLIPTALGACIRLESLHLEGNLLDGRIPQSLSNLRGIAEIDLSRNNLSGEIPNFFQSFNSLKLLNLSFNDLEGQMPQGGIFQNSSEVSVQGNSMLCSSSPMLQLPLCFASSRNWHTWRTLKITGISVAALALVCLLCVVFILLKRRSKRSKQSDQPSYTEMKSFSYADLAKATNGFSPDNLVGSGAYGSVYKGVLESETNGMIAVKVFKLDQLGAPKSFVAECEAFRNTRHHNLVRVISACSTWDNKGNDFKALIIEYMANGTLESWIYSETRRPLSLGSRVTIAGDIAAALDYLHNSCVPPIVHCDLKPSNVLLDDAMGAHLSDFGLAKFLQSHDSSSTITSTSLAGPRGSIGYIAPEYGIGNKISTAGDVYSYGIIILEMLTGKRPTDVLFKNGLSLQKFVGNAFPEKIRDILDPNIITPSFEDEGVDHGNHAMVGMLSCIMQLVQLGLSCSTETPKDRPTMPDVYAEVSAIKREYSALRIKE from the exons ATGTGTGACAGACCAAGAAGGCTCCTAGCCATTGTTGTTGTAACCTCTCTTCTCAGCTTCGCTGTCGCTGCTTCTTCTTCATCCAACGCCACCGACTTCGAAACCCTCCTTTGCTTGAAGCTCCACCTCTCCGGCAgccccaactccctccttggctcATGGGTGCAGAACAACTCCCTCCATTTCTGCAGCTGGCCCGGCGTTGCTTGCAACGCATCTCGTGTCATTGCGCTGAACCTCGAGAACTCCGGCCTCGATGGCCAGATGCCACCTTGCATTGCCAACCTCACCCTCCTCTCAAGAATCCACTTCCCGGGAAATCTGCTGAGCAGCCACATACCAGCGCAACTCGGGCAGCTGAGAAGGTTGACCTACCTTAACCTCAGCTCCAACAGCCTTACTGGTTCCATCCCCAACACTCTGTCCTCCACATCCCTCCAGGTGATTGATCTTGGTAACAACAAGTTCAGCGGAGATATCCCTGAAAGCATCGGAAAGCTCCGCAATCTCTCGTTTTTACGCCTTGCTCGCAACAGCCTGACGGGCAGCATCCCGCTTTGGCTTGGAAGCAGCAGCTCTAACTCCCTTGTTTCTGTCATCCTCGCAAACAATTCCCTCACAGGACCCATTCCGTCGGCCCTTGCTCACAGTTCATCTCTTCAGGTGTTGAACTTGGTAAGAAACAACCTCGATGGAGAGATACCTCCTGCTCTTTTCAACAGCACATCGCTTCAAAGATTAGCCCTTGGATGGAACAATTTTTCTGGGTCAATACCTGCGGTCGTTCCAAATTTCAATTCACCCTTGCAAGCTCTTATATTGTCGGTGAATACTCTCGCAGGCACCATACCGTCGACTCTGGGTAATTTTTCTTCCCTTCGGATCCTTCTGCTTGCGGCCAACAGTTTCAAAGGCAGTATCCCAGTGAGTATAGCAAAAATCCCAAACTTGCAAGAACTAGATGTTTCTTACAACATTCTGTCAGGGACTATCCCGTTCTCCATATTCAACATGTCTTCACTCACCTACCTTAGTTTAGCTGTTAACAATTTTGTTGGGGAACTTCCATTTGACATCGGATATACACTTCCAAGCATCCAAACATTCATATTGCAACAAAATAAGGTTGGAGGAAAAATCCCTGCATCGCTAGCCAACGCAACCAATTTCCTGTCCATTAACCTAGGGGCTAATGCATTCTATGGCATTATCTCTTCTTTTGGGTCTCTTTCTAACCTAGAAGAGCTAATTCTGGCAAGTAATCAGCTAGAAGCTGGAGACTGGTCATTCCTCTCCTCGTTGGCGAATTGCACGCAGCTGCAGGTCTTGTCTTTGGGAACCAACATGATGCAAGGAAATCTGCCGAGTTCAGTTGGTAGTCTTGCAACTAGCCTAGGGGCTTTGGTTCTGCACGCAAATAAGATGTCTGGCAGCATCCCACCAGAGCTAGGGAACCTCACAAACCTCTCATTTCTTAGAATGGAGCAGAATCAGTTTGCTGGCGATCTCCCCAGCACAATCGGAAACCTTGCAAGCTTGACATACGTGGACTTGTCACGGAACAGACTTTCCGGACAGATTCCAAGTTCGATAGGGAAACTCCGTCAAATGAACAACCTCTTCTTGCAAGAAAATAATTTCAGTGGACCCATTCCTAGGACACTAGGTGATTGCCGAAGGTTGATCACTCTCAACCTTTCATGTAACTCCTTGAGCGAGAGCATACCAAGAGAACTCTTCTTTCTTGACTCCTTATCAGCAGGTTTGGATTTGTCCCACAACCAGCTTTCTGGACAGATTCCACCTGAGATTGGTGGCTTGATTAATATAGGGCCACTAAATTTTTCCAACAACCGTCTTTCCGGGCTCATTCCAACTGCTCTAGGTGCTTGTATTCGCCTGGAGTCCCTTCACTTAGAGGGCAACCTACTTGATGGCAGAATTCCTCAGTCTCTCTCCAATTTGAGAGGTATTGCCGAGATTGATCTCTCACGAAACAACTTGAGCGGTGAAATCCCAAACTTTTTCCAGTCATTCAATTCTCTGAAGCTTCTCAACTTGTCCTTCAACGACCTCGAGGGTCAAATGCCACAAGGGGGGATATTTCAAAATTCTAGTGAGGTGTCTGTCCAAGGGAACAGTATGTTATGTTCTAGTTCCCCAATGCTACAACTGCCGCTTTGCTTTGCATCATCAAGAAACTGGCACACTTGGCGCACTCTAAAGATAACTGGGATCAGTGTGGCGGCTCTTGCTTTGGTCTGTTTGTTATGTGTAGTATTTATTCTCTTGAAGAGGAGGAGCAAGAGATCTAAACAGTCAGATCAACCATCATACACTGAGATGAAGAGCTTCTCATATGCTGATCTAGCCAAAGCGACAAATGGTTTCTCTCCAGACAATTTGGTTGGCTCAGGGGCTTACGGATCAGTATACAAGGGTGTACTTGAATCTGAAACAAATGGAATGATTGCTGTCAAAGTTTTCAAGCTTGACCAACTTGGAGCACCAAAAAGCTTTGTTGCCGAGTGCGAGGCATTCAGAAACACTCGTCATCATAATCTTGTAAGGGTGATTTCTGCATGCTCAACATGGGACAACAAAGGGAATGATTTCAAGGCTCTTATTATTGAATACATGGCTAATGGCACCCTAGAGAGCTGGATTTATTCAGAAACAAGAAGACCGTTGAGTTTGGGCTCCAGAGTAACAATAGCAGGGGACATAGCTGCTGCATTGGATTATTTACATAATAGCTGTGTGCCCCCTATAGTCCATTGTGATTTGAAGCCTAGCAATGTGCTACTAGATGATGCCATGGGTGCCCATCTCAGTGACTTTGGGTTAGCTAAGTTCCTCCAAAGTCATGACTCTTCAAGTACTATTACTTCTACGAGCTTAGCAGGGCCGAGAGGATCAATTGGATACATTGCACCAG AGTATGGCATCGGGAACAAGATCTCAACGGCAGGCGATGTCTATAGCTATGGAATTATCATCCTAGAAATGCTCACGGGGAAACGCCCAACAGATGTGTTGTTCAAGAATGGCCTGAGCCTTCAGAAATTCGTGGGAAATGCATTCCCCGAAAAGATCCGTGATATACTTGATCCTAATATCATCACCCCGAGTTTCGAAGATGAAGGCGTGGACCATGGAAACCATGCTATGGTGGGGATGCTGAGCTGCATTATGCAGCTTGTTCAGCTTGGTCTCTCATGTTCCACGGAGACACCAAAAGATCGACCGACAATGCCGGATGTCTACGCAGAAGTCTCTGCAATCAAACGAGAATATTCAGCACTGCGCATCAAGGAATAG